In Bacillus toyonensis BCT-7112, a single window of DNA contains:
- a CDS encoding AraC family transcriptional regulator: MESYETQIQRSIDYIEEDVMEKQTLRNLARIAGFSESHFHRVFQALVGDTVMEYVRKRRLARAAYQLSHTDEKVIDIAFEHGFQSHETFTRAFKKLFQMTPSEYRKQEIETPMYYSVNVKQRKLNPYLGGIQMEYRIVNKPEFLMAGYELKTTSKEGKNHQDIPAFWQEYLQKDLGTTIPNRKDTSQWVELGLCTDFNLETGDFTYIIGMEVTDFENVPNEVAKRTFPAATYAVFTTPKVPHAEMVSSIHQTWNAVFSEWFPHSGYEHCGVTEFELYDERCHEDKSEFAQVELWIPVKKK, translated from the coding sequence ATGGAAAGCTATGAAACACAAATTCAAAGGTCCATTGATTATATTGAGGAGGATGTAATGGAAAAACAGACGCTGCGTAATTTAGCTCGCATTGCAGGTTTTTCTGAGTCGCATTTTCATCGTGTATTTCAGGCGTTAGTAGGTGATACAGTAATGGAGTATGTTCGAAAGAGGAGGTTAGCCCGGGCAGCTTATCAACTTTCTCATACGGATGAAAAAGTTATTGATATCGCGTTTGAGCATGGCTTTCAATCTCATGAAACGTTCACGAGAGCCTTTAAAAAATTATTTCAAATGACACCGAGTGAATATCGAAAACAAGAAATTGAAACACCGATGTATTACAGTGTGAATGTAAAACAAAGAAAATTAAATCCGTATTTAGGGGGCATACAAATGGAATATCGTATTGTAAATAAACCAGAATTTTTAATGGCAGGTTATGAACTGAAGACGACAAGTAAAGAAGGGAAAAACCACCAAGACATTCCAGCATTTTGGCAAGAATATTTACAAAAAGATCTTGGAACAACGATTCCGAATCGTAAAGATACGAGCCAATGGGTAGAACTTGGATTATGTACAGATTTTAATTTAGAAACAGGGGACTTCACTTATATTATCGGAATGGAAGTTACAGACTTTGAAAATGTACCAAATGAGGTTGCAAAGCGTACTTTCCCGGCAGCAACATATGCCGTATTTACAACACCGAAAGTTCCTCATGCAGAAATGGTGTCGTCCATTCATCAAACGTGGAATGCAGTATTTTCAGAATGGTTCCCGCATTCAGGATATGAACATTGCGGCGTTACAGAGTTTGAACTATATGATGAGCGTTGCCACGAAGATAAGAGTGAGTTCGCTCAAGTAGAGCTTTGGATACCGGTGAAGAAAAAATAA
- a CDS encoding RNA polymerase sigma factor, whose product MKGGKLVKRKQSLEDIYSDHMHDLFRYLLSLTGDSHYAEDLMQETFYRMLVHIDYYKGEEIRPWLFTIAYNAFIDWYRKEKKYKTTKIEEFHLPHVPSTEHSYFVKHEIASWLEGLSSLPLERRNVLLLRDYYGFSYKEIAEMTGLSLAKVKIELHRGRKEAKSIKE is encoded by the coding sequence ATGAAGGGAGGGAAATTAGTGAAACGCAAACAATCATTAGAAGACATTTATTCAGATCATATGCATGATTTATTTCGCTATCTTCTCTCCCTAACCGGAGATTCCCACTACGCGGAAGATCTTATGCAAGAAACATTTTACCGAATGCTCGTCCATATTGACTATTATAAAGGAGAAGAAATTAGACCTTGGTTATTTACAATTGCCTACAACGCCTTTATCGATTGGTACCGAAAAGAGAAAAAATATAAAACAACGAAAATTGAAGAATTCCATTTACCACACGTGCCAAGTACAGAGCACTCTTATTTCGTAAAACATGAGATTGCTAGTTGGTTAGAAGGTTTATCTTCTCTTCCGCTCGAAAGACGAAATGTCCTGTTACTACGAGATTACTACGGATTCTCCTATAAGGAAATAGCAGAAATGACTGGTCTCTCATTAGCGAAAGTAAAAATTGAATTACACCGCGGACGAAAAGAAGCAAAAAGCATAAAGGAGTGA
- a CDS encoding anti-sigma factor, with product MGCAEFKKLWEKYENGTLTHDEQEQLESHIETCEECEAYLDELLVKTEPLKKKLPPKDMKIPFWRIKWKNRLQMFGFILSICIVIYVIGGILSAFYFQTNNDKRLEEIRSVPSLAIEATLPNSHVTGGGTSVEAFFRTNSHFNLVKTVGKKEISLGTLETSSFLSSVNVLNKSWMNTFYQPKLFFVHPKTEPGDYLKESSKKVWDTLTKVHEGTVAEVAISFDKLYTLKELEPLLYSVFGAQEMPPTPLWYALDTGQERINEENFILSGSDFIGFPEHIRFLDDETENQKTQEGKVIEMMRILSTHKKTVSKVAMLPESELNLDKRYKYVKYNGVKVYGIVITGPSKELLKLQNSPHVRYATLGDIEMWNWFDN from the coding sequence ATGGGTTGTGCAGAGTTTAAAAAACTATGGGAAAAGTACGAAAACGGAACGCTCACGCATGATGAACAAGAGCAGTTAGAAAGTCATATTGAGACATGTGAAGAGTGTGAAGCTTACTTAGATGAGCTGTTAGTAAAAACAGAGCCACTTAAGAAAAAGTTACCGCCAAAGGATATGAAAATTCCTTTTTGGAGAATTAAATGGAAAAATCGATTACAAATGTTTGGTTTCATCCTATCTATTTGTATCGTCATATATGTGATTGGTGGGATATTATCAGCCTTTTATTTTCAAACTAATAATGATAAAAGACTAGAAGAAATAAGAAGTGTTCCTTCTCTTGCAATTGAAGCAACTCTTCCCAATAGTCATGTTACGGGCGGTGGAACAAGTGTAGAAGCTTTCTTTCGTACAAATAGCCACTTTAATTTAGTGAAAACAGTCGGCAAAAAAGAAATTTCACTGGGTACATTAGAAACAAGTAGCTTCTTATCATCTGTAAATGTCTTAAATAAATCTTGGATGAATACATTCTATCAGCCAAAACTCTTCTTCGTTCACCCAAAAACAGAACCGGGTGATTATTTAAAAGAATCTTCAAAAAAAGTGTGGGATACACTTACAAAAGTACATGAAGGAACCGTTGCAGAAGTAGCAATTTCTTTTGACAAACTTTACACTTTAAAAGAATTAGAACCGCTTCTATATAGCGTATTTGGTGCACAAGAAATGCCGCCAACTCCTTTATGGTACGCTTTAGACACAGGACAAGAAAGAATAAATGAAGAAAATTTCATCCTATCTGGGAGCGACTTTATTGGATTTCCAGAACACATAAGATTCCTTGATGATGAAACAGAAAATCAGAAAACGCAAGAGGGTAAAGTAATTGAAATGATGCGTATTCTTTCGACACATAAAAAAACTGTAAGTAAAGTTGCTATGCTTCCTGAAAGCGAACTAAACTTAGATAAACGTTATAAATATGTAAAATATAACGGCGTAAAAGTATATGGCATTGTCATTACCGGCCCGTCGAAAGAATTATTAAAATTACAAAACTCCCCGCACGTACGTTATGCGACTCTTGGAGATATTGAGATGTGGAATTGGTTTGATAATTAA
- a CDS encoding VOC family protein — MFKKLECVSIHTKDIEKSVSFYKEMGMKQNWIIERELEEGVIWTLIGLKFLDEKSSELVISNHPDINFMEVEVLVEDVQQTYESLKDNKDVKWIREPFPTESGHVAVMEAPDENVFVLVGK; from the coding sequence ATGTTCAAAAAACTAGAATGTGTATCTATACATACGAAGGATATAGAGAAGTCGGTTTCTTTTTATAAAGAAATGGGAATGAAGCAAAACTGGATTATAGAAAGAGAACTAGAAGAAGGGGTTATTTGGACGTTAATAGGATTGAAGTTTCTAGATGAAAAAAGTTCGGAGTTAGTAATAAGTAATCATCCGGATATTAATTTTATGGAAGTCGAAGTATTAGTAGAAGATGTACAACAAACGTATGAAAGTTTAAAAGATAATAAAGATGTAAAATGGATTCGTGAACCATTTCCAACAGAATCAGGACATGTTGCGGTAATGGAAGCGCCTGATGAGAATGTGTTTGTGTTAGTAGGGAAATAG